Genomic DNA from Oscillospiraceae bacterium:
GGTTCTTTTTCCATAAAGATTTCACTGGCTTCTTTTGCATCTTCCCGTGAGAGTTGCTCCAAAATCATAGTGACATCCGGTTTATGGGAAGCATCCGCAAGTTCGCAAAAACACTGATAAATTTTTCGGTGTATTTCTTCTTTAAAATACTCTGCCTTGATTTTTTCCCGAATTTTCGGAAAATATGACGGATTTTCCACAATCAGCTTGATTAACGATTGAGAAACGCTCTTTTTCCGCAAAAAAGCAATTTCAGCTTCACTCACGGTGGATTCCAGCTTTCTATGCTTCCTGGCTTGCTTGACCTGAGCAATGATAGAGTCATAACTGATTTTTGTAATTTCCGCCACTTTTTTAGCATAGACTTCCAGCTCCAGCCGGCTGGAAATTTCTTTTAAAATACCGATTGCTTTTTTGGTAAACTCAAGCCGTTCTTCTTCGTCACCAAAACCACCCTTGGGGTAAATGCGGGAAAGCTCATATTCCACTTCTCCCATAGAATTCCGTATCGCTTCGGCAAAAGCTTCGGGACCCTCTTTGCGAATCAGATCGTCCGGGTCTTTTTCGCCGGGGATTTTTAAGATACGAACCCGAAGACCGTCTTTTTTGAATGTTTCTAAAGAACGCTGCAGCGCTTTCTGCCCCGCACCGTCACTGTCAAAGGAAACAATTACGCGGTCAGTAAATCGCTTGAGCAATCTGGAATGGTCAGACCCGAAGGCCGTTCCCAATGCCGCCACCGCATTCCGAAAGCCTGCCTGATACATGGTAATCACATCCATATATCCTTCCGCTAAAATGATATAATCTTCCGATGCGTTTTTGGCATAATTTAAGTTAAACAGATTCTGCCGCTTGGAAAAAATGGGATTTTCCACAGTGTTCAGATATTTTGGCTTACTCTCATCCAGCACTCTTCCGCCAAATGCAATCACGTTGCCTCTTAAATCCATAACCGGAAAGATTACCCGATTCCGAAAGAAGTCAAAGATTCTTCCGTTTTTCTCTAAGCACAGACCGCTTTTTACAATATCGTCATCCGAAAAGCCATGTTGTTTTAAAGTGCGATACATAAAATTCCATTCGTTCGGTGCAAAGCCTAAGCCAAATGTTTTAATCGTATCGTCCGAAAGCCCACGGGAACGAAAATAAGTTAGCCCAACCCGTCCCGCTTCGCTGTTTAAGCAACGAAAAAACGCTCTTCCGGCAATTTTATTCATTTCGCGAATATTCCGTTTTAAACGGCTGTAATCACTGAGTTCATCTTTTTCATCGGGAAGAGGAATTCCTGCACGCTGTGCCAGAAATTTTACCGCTTCCACAAAATCCAGATTTTCAATATGTTCAATGAAATGAATCACCGTTCCTCCTGCGCCGCATCCGAAACAATGATACAGCTGCATGGCAGGATTCACAAAAAAGGAGGGCGTTTTTTCCGAATGAAAAGGGCAAAGCCCCAGATATCGGCTGCCGCTGCGTCTTAGGTTCACGTAGGAAGAAATAACATCCACGATGTCATTTTTCTCCTTGACTTCATTCAAAAACTCTTCTTCAAAGTACAAACGGCACCACTCTCCTTTCTTCCCCGATCGGCGAAGCTTTTTCAGCCTTTCAGGTTCCTTCAATAATAACATTCGACACAAAGTTAAAATTTCCTTTTTTTTAGAAGAATTTCTGAATTTTTTTGATTTTTTTAAAATTTTTTAAAGAAATCGGGAATTTATGGAACTTTTTTTACAAAAAAATGTCGAACTGTAACAAAGATGAAACAGAAAAATAATGGGTTTTCACTTGAATTCTCTGAAAGTCTGTGGTATACTGTGGAATGGAAACAGACGTAGTCTGTTCATTCATGTCCGAAATGCAATATTGATTACAACCGGAAGATAACGAAAAAATAAATGAGGTGATCGCTTGGCAAAAGCAAAAACAAACAAGAAGGCCAAAAAGAAAAAAGGCTTTTGGAGAACCTTCTGGAAAATCATCTGGAGTACCATTCTGATTACGGTTCCTCTGGTAATACTGCTTGTTCTCGGTATCCTGTGGTATATCTTTGCCACCACCGAGCCGATTGACGTGGAAAACCTGCGAATCGATTTGAACAGCTCCATCTACTATCTGGATGAAGATGGCGACAAACATCTGTTCGAAGAAATTGATGCAACCCAGAACCGTGATTGGGTGGATTACACCGAAGTCCCTCAGTATATGAAGGATGCTTTTGTTTCCATCGAAGATGAACGTTTCTTCTCCCACACCGGGTTTGACTTGAAGCGTACCACCAAAGCGATCATCGATTATGCAAGAAAAGGTTCCGGAGCTCAGGGTGGTAGTACCATTACTCAGCAGCTCGTCAAAAACGTCACCAATAATAAAGACCTTACCCCCCGCAGAAAAATTGAAGAAATCTGGTTGGCGTATCAGCTGGAGCAGGACTTGAGCAAAGAACAAATCCTGGAGCTTTATATGAACACCATCTATCTGGCACAGGGTGTAAACGGTGTGCAAACCGCTGCCGAGTTGTATTTTGATAAAGACGTGTCAGACCTTTCTTTGGCAGAATGTGCTTCCATTGCAGGGATTACTCAGTTCCCCTCCAGATATGACCCCTTTGTAAATCCTGATAAAAATAAAGAAAAACAGGAACTCGTGTTAAAGAAAATGCTGGAAACCGGCAAAATCACCCAGGCAGAATATGATGAAGCCGAAGCAGAAGAACTGGTATTTGCAGATCCCGAAGAACAACATGAGAAAAACAATATTAAACAGACCTATATGGGTGAAGTAGTTATCAAAGATGCTATCCGCCTCTTAATGGAAGAACAAGGCATCACCGAAGCAGTCGCTAAAAAACGTGTATACTCCGGCGGTTATCAGATTATCTCCACCGTAGATCCCAACGTGCAGGATGCCATTGACGATACCTACAGCTCCTATAAGGCATTCGGAGAATCTCAGAAAGAAGTAATGCCGCAAAGCGCCATCGTTGTAATGGATCCGCAGACCGGTTATGTAAAAGGTCTCACCGGCGGTATCGGCGAACGCGAAGGCTCTTACACCCTAAACCGTGCCGTGGATACTTATCGTCAGCCCGGTTCTTGTATGAAACCTCTTGCCGTGTATGCACCGGCACTGGAAGCAGGATTAATTACTCCCAACACCCAAATGGTGGATAAAAAATTATCCGGATATTCTCCGAAAAACTATTACAGCGGTTATTACGGCACTATGTCCGTGCAAAGAGCGGTGGAATTATCCGTTAACACCATTCCCGTGCAGATTATTGAAGACTTAGGTTACGAAGAATCCTACAATTTCCTACGTAACAAATTCCATATCGACAGTATTGTGGAAGCAGACAAAAACCCGGCTCTGGCGCTTGGTGGTATCACCGACGGTGTCAACGTTATGGATATGACCGCAGCCTATGCAGCATTTGCTAATAACGGTATTTACACCGAGCCTACCACTGTTTTGGAAATTTTAGACCATCACGGCAGAACTGTGGTAAAAGCAAATCCCGAATCTACCGCCATTATGAAAGAAACCACTGCCCAATATATGCATCAGATGCTGATTTCCGTTGTGAACAATGGTACCGGTACTGCAGCGCGTATTTCCGGCGTAAAAGTAGGCGGTAAAACCGGTTCTACCGACGGCGATAAAGACAGATGGTTTGTTGGCTACACTCCCAACTATGTGGCGGCAGTATGGTACGGTTATGATACACCTAAACCCACTTCCTACTCCTACAACCCCGCATTAAAAGGCTGGAAAGCGGTTATGGACGAAATTATGGAAGACGCTCCCAAGCGTGACTATGCAACCAAAACACCCACTTATATTCCCCCGTCCACTTCCTCTATTCGGGTATGTTCCGTTTCGAATAAATTACCCTGTCAGTACTGTATTGACCAAGGCACCACGGTAACCAGAAGCTTCCGTGACGGAGCAGCACCTACTACCACCTGTTCCAAAGCATTGCACGAAAAATTCAAAGAGGTGGAACCGAAGAACACTCCGAAACCCACCGAAGAAGATTTACCGGAAACTACAGCAACACCCGCACCCTCCGTGGAATATGTTCCCGAACCTACAAAGTTGCCTTCTTTGGATAATAGCCATGACAATGACAACAGCGGTTTGAACTCTGGTTCAGTTTCTAATGAACCTCCCTCGATCCCCACTGTCACCAGCGAACCTGTAGTAACGCAGGCTCCTGCACCCAGTACTTCTTCTCCTGGTGCTTCTTCTCCCAGCACGTCCACTCCCAGCGCCCCTGCTCCGGAGGTGGGTGCCGAGGTAGCTCCCGCAGCATAAGAATCAACATCAAAAAAGAGCAAGTACCATCACGATACTTGCTCTTTTTTAATACAAAACGATTGCCCACTATGGCAATTGATTTTCAGATACTTGATACGATAACAAAATAAGAACCCGACCCGATGACGCAATCAAAGATTGCGGTCGGGTGCCCCGGAACCTTGTTGTATTCACAATAAGAACCGATAAACAAAAATTTTCCAAATAAGATGCCACTAACTTTTCAAATCATTTTTCGGCATCAACAATCTTTGTGAGGTAGCATGATGAATAACAAACCAAGAACAAACAAACTGAAAAAAATTCTGATAGTCCTGCTATGTATTTTAGGAGCACTGCTTGCTGTGTTTCTCGGAATTGTAATAGGCACAAGCCGTCAGAAAACAGAAACCGCAACCTCTAAAACCAATACACCAAGCAGTCCTCAGACAAAGATAGCTTCTTCCATTTACTATCTGAACGAAAATGAAGAACCCATCCTGTTTAACGACATCAACGATATTTCCTACATCACCGAAATCATTGAAAAAGATGCCGCTGCCCTTTTGGCAGAACAAGAAGGACTAAGCGTAAAAGATGCCAAGGAAAAACTCTTCACCGAAGGATACCGAATTATCTCCACCGTGGATCCCGAAGTACAAAATGCAATTGACACCGTATATTCCGATCCTAAAAACTTTGTCTCCGACCTGCCGGAGGATAAAGAACATCCTCAAAGCGCTATTGTGATAATGGATCCCGAGACCGGTTATGTGAAAGGTATTAGCGGCGGTATTGGAAAACGCGCAGGGAAGTACACCTTAAACCGTGCCGTGGAGACCTCCCGTCAACCCGGTTCCTGTATATCCCCTCTTGCCGTGTATGCACCGGCAATCGAAGCAGGTTTAATCACTCCGAGTACTGTTGTGGAAGATAAACAATTATCCGGATATTCCCCTAGAAACTCTTACAGCGGTTATTACGGCAAAATGTCCGTGCAAAGAGCGGTGGAATTATCCGTTAACACCATTCCCGTGCAGATTATTGAAGACTTAGGTTACGAAGAATCCTACAATTTCCTGCGCAACAAATTCCATATCGACAGTATTGTGGAAGATGATAAAAACCCGGCTCTGGCACTTGGCGGCATCATCGAAGGTATCAACGTTATGGATATGACCGCAGCCTATGCCACCTTTGCTAATGAAGGTATTTATACCAAACCTACCGCTGTACTGGAAATTCAGGATCAAGACGGTAACACCATCGTAAAAGCAGAACCTGAAACAACAGTTGCCATGAGTCCGGAAACTGCACAAGCAATGCATCAAATGTTAGTTTCAGTGGTTGAAAACGGTACCGGTACTGCAGCGCGTATTTCCGGCGTAACAGTAGGCGGTAAAACCGGTTCTACCGACGGTGATAAAGACAGATGGTTTGTTGGCTACACTCCCAACTATGTGGCGGCAGTATGGTCCGGTTATGATACACCTAAACCCACTTCCTACCCCTACAACCCCGCATTAAAAGGCTGGAAAGCAGTTATGGATGTGCTTGAACACGAATAGCAAATTTTTTCAATAAAATATTACACAACAAAAAACAGTATGCATTTTGCATACTGTTTTTTTATGGAAATAAGTTTGGCGCCATTTTCTATCCAATATTCGAAACGAAGAAAAATGGATGCAGAATTCGGAAATCGAATCAAGGAAAAGCCTTGACAAGCCCGAAGCCGTACCGAGTGTACGGCGAGTGGTGAGATTCACGGATTATGCACCATTTTTCAAGTTTAGCTAGAGAGGTCTCTTTCTTACTGCCATTGCATGTGCCGCAAAGCCCTCCAACTCCGCAAAGTTTCCGGCTTTGTCTTTTACGGAGATGAAGCCGTCTTTGGTTACGTAACCGAAAGAAGAACGTTTCATAAAGTCTAACACACCAACGGAAGAATAGGTTTTTGCAAAACCGCCGGTGGGTAAGATAGCGTTGGGACCCATTAAGAAGTTACACAAGGTAACGGGAGTCCATTCGCCTAACAGGATTTCTCCTGCATTTTTGATTTGGGGAAGCACGTCAAAAGGTTTTTCACAAAGCACTTCCATATGTTCGGGAGCATATTCGTTCACAAAAGCAACGGACTGCTCAAAGTTATCGGTAATAATTGCACCGCCGTAGGTGGATAAGTTGGTGTTGATAAAGTTCTGACGCAGCTCCGGCAGTTCTTTGATATATTCGGTTGCCAACGCACACACTTCGTGCACAAATGCTTCGTTGTGACATACTAACAGTGCCGCAGAGTCAGGACCGTGTTCGGCTTCGATTAACCAGTCCAACGCTGCTTTTTTGGGGTCGGTGGAATCATCACACAAAATGATGGATTCGCTGGGACCTGCCGGCAGACCGGTATCAATGTAGTTTGCCAGCACACGTTTTGCCGCGGTGGCAAAAGCGTTACCGGGACCGATTACTTTTCTGGTTTTCGGAATGGTTTCGGTACCGAATGCAACTGCTGCAATCGCCTGAATACCGCCAACTTTAAAAATTTCGGTGATTCCTAACAGTTTTGCCGCAGTTAAGATGGCATCGTCCACTTTTCCTTCTTTATTGGGAGGAGTTACCACCACGATTTTTTCCACCCCTGCAACCACAGCAGGAACACCCAGCATCAAAAGCACGGAAGGGAAACTTCCTTTTCCACCGGGCACATACAGGCAAACGCTTTCAATGGGAGTGGTTTTTTCTCCGGCGATAATGCCTTTATCCACCTCGGTCATCCACATTTCTTCGGGTTTCTGTTTTTCGTGGAAATTTTTGATATTGTTGTATGCATAGGTAATAGCTTCTTTGGAGGTAGCATCAATACGATTGTATGCTTCCTCAATTTCTTCGACTGAAACTTTCATCGTTTCAGAAGTTAAAGCAATTTTATCAAATTTTTCGGTATATTTTAATACCGCTTTGTCTCCGTTTTCTTTCACGTCCCAAGAAACTTCTTTCGCCACATCCATATAGGCTGTAATATCAATTTCAGCACGTTTTAAGATGAACTCTTTTTTTTCGGGAGTGAGTTCACTGTATTTATAGATATTCATAGAAAAGCTCCTAAAAATCAAAAATTAAACTTTTAAATTACGGCTGCCGGGTTTTACCAGAGGCAGTTTACCTTCTTTACAGATGGGGCAGTTTTCGGGTTCAAAGGATTCCACAGCCATAGATAAAACGGAATAGTAAGGAACGCCGAAATCAATCTGTCCGCCGGTTCTGTCCACGATGGAACCAACACCGCAAACGATACCGCCTGCTTCCTGAATGAGTTTGATTACTTCTTTTACGGAACCGCCGGTGGTAACAACATCTTCCACTACTAAAACTTTCTGACCTTTTTCCACACCAAAGCTTCTGCGGAAGGTCATTTCGCCGTTTTCTCTTTCTGCAAAAATGTTGGGAACATTCAAATGACGGGACACTTCGTAAGACATTAAGATTGCACCGATTGCAGGTCCGCAAACGATGTCAGGTTTATTTTCGCCCAAACGGTCTGCCAGTTCTTTGCAGAGCAGTTCGGAAAGTTTTGCATCTTTAAAGATTTTTGCACACTGCAAGTATCTGTTGGAATGACGTCCGGAAGTCAGTAAGAAATGGCCTTCCAGTAACACGCCTGCTTCTTTTAACAGTTCCAATGCTTTTTCGTTGGTAATCATAGTATCAATTCCTTTCTTTATGCCACACAAATTGTGTTATTTATAAAAATTCACCGCGAATTCTACGATAATTCATTCTATTATATCACACTTTTTTATAAAATGCTAGAGTTTTTTTGAATTTTTATAATTTTTTCAGGAATTTTATGAGAATTTTTACATTTTTTTGAAATTATCATAATTTGCTTGATTTTTTCCTATGAAGTATAGTATAATGGAAAAGCAAAAAAGGAGGTGTGCCCCTGTGAAATGCCCGTACTGCGGATTCGGGGAGAGCAAAGTAATAGATTCCAGACGGTTAGAGGAAACCAATTCCATCAAACGCCGTCGGGAATGTTTATCCTGCGAAAAACGTTTTTCCACCTACGAAAGAGTGGAACTGGCACCCTTGGTGGTCATCAAAAAAAATAAAGATCGTGAGCAGTTTGACCGGCAAAAACTTCTTCGGGGAATTATGCATGCCTGCGAAAAACGTCCTGTATCCATTGATACGATGGAAAAACTGGTATCCGAAGTAGAAACCACGCTAAATAACGAGCTGATGCAAGAAGTGGAAAGCGAACGAATCGGGGAACTGGTGATGGACAAATTAAAAGAGGTGGACGAAGTTGCCTATGTTCGTTTTGCCTCGGTTTACCGTCAGTTTCGTGATATCAACACGTTTATGGAAGAATTGCAGAAACTTCTGAAATAATTTTTGGAAGGATTAGTTGTATGGAACCAAATCACATGAAAAAAATCGGAGTCGGAATGAGCGGCGGTGTGGATTCTTCCGTTTGTGCCGTACTCCTGCAAGAAGCAGGCTACGAGGTATCCGGAATTACCATGCTTTTGCACGGTGGCTGTGCAGATGAAAAAATTTGCGGTTCCTCCTCAGATATTGAAGATGCCAGAGCAGTTGCCCACCGTTTGGGAATCCCCTTGCACATGTGCGACCAAAGAAGAAATTTTGAAACGCAGGTCATAGAGCGGTTTTCCCAAAGCTATGAGCTGGCCGAAACACCAAACCCCTGCATTCTCTGCAACCGCTATATGAAATTTGATGCCATGCTGGAGGAAGCACTTGCCTTAGGGTTAGACGGCATCGCCACCGGTCACTATGCCCGTGTGGAATACGATGAGAAATCGGGACGCTATCTCTTAAAGAAAGCTTTGGATGAAAGTAAAGACCAAAGCTATGTGCTTTATTCTCTGACCCAGCATCAACTTTCTCACACCCTATTCCCTCTGGGGAATTTAGAAAAAACCAAGGTCAGAGAAATAGCAGAGGAAAAAGAATTAAAAAACGCTCACAAAAAAGAAAGTCAGGACATCTGCTTCGTGCCTGACGGAGACTATGCGGCATTTATCCAACGTTATCGGGGCGTGTCATTCCCCGAAGGAAATTTTGTGGATAAAGACGGAAAAATTCTGGGAAAACATAAAGGCATTATTCATTACACTATCGGTCAACGAAAGGGACTGGGCTTATCCTTCCCCTGCCCTATGTATGTGATTGCCAAGGATTTAGCCACCAACACCGTTATGTTAGGTCCCATTGACCAACTTTATCAAACCACTTTCCTGGCAACCGATATCAACCTGATATCCATTGATAAAATGGAAGGAGAACTGCAGGTTCTCGCTAAAATCCGATACAATCAGAAAGAACAACCTGCAATCGCCAGACAAATCGATGAAAATACCATAGAAATTAAATTCTTGGAACCTCAGAAAGCCATCACCAAAGGGCAAGCCGTTGTGCTGTATGACGGTGATACCGTGATAGGCGGAGGAACCATTCTATAACAAACTCACAAACAAAAGAAAGAGAGGAATCCCCTATGAAACAGTTTAAAAAAATCATTGCCGTAATTGCGGCTCTGTCAATCCTGCTCACCGTATCCGTTCTGGCATCAGGAGATGACCCGGTAATTTCCTTAAGCTATTTAAGCGAAATCTTTATGCCGAAGGTAGAAAAGAAAATTGCAGAAAACTCCGTATTCAACGTAGTAACCGTGGACAGTGGTAAAACCTTTGTGGCAGGTGCCGGTTGTGAATTCATTATCCGTTCCGGTGAGGCTGTTGTAAACTCTTCCGCTCAGGGTGGTCTGGCAGACACTACTGCAGGTATGGACTTAACTCAGGGTATCAGAATCCCCTTAAACCATCTGTTAATCGCTCCTCGTGATGACGGCAGGGGTTTTGTTGCTGTTTCCAATACCATTATTATGGTAAAAGGTAGCTACGAAGTTCGATAATGTTTAAAATCTTATAAATTTTACTTGTAAAAATCCAAAGTTTGTGGTAAACTAGTATTGCGCATTGAAAAAAACGTTATGCAAAAATAAGAACCCGACCCGATGACGCAATCAAAGATTGCGGTCGGGTGCCCCGGAACCTTGTTGTATTCACAATAAAAATCCTGCCGTTCGCGTCAGCCGGGTATTTATTAGAACCAACACATTTTATAAGGGAGCCCATCTCCTCTCGTCAATTGTAGGCCCACCGCCGTTTTCGGCCGTATGGGGAACGTGCGACTGAGGGTAAGCACCCACCTGCACATGCAGGTTTCTAATATTATCTTCGGGCAACGGCTCGGCGGGATTCCAATAGTTTAAAAAAATCGCATGAATTTATGTTCTTGCGATTTTTTTATAAAATGGCGAACAACTTTTTTTGAAAAAAGACTTGTCAAACAACGGATTCTATTGTATACTATAATTAGTAAAAATTATGCTATCATCAGGAAGAGAGGACACAAATTATGGAATTTACCAACATCATCAGAAAAACAGACTCCAAAGTGGCAGATGCCATTGAAAGAGAAGTAAAAAGACAGCGCTCCAAAATTGAACTGATTGCCTCCGAAAACTTTGTTTCCGAAGCAGTACTGCAGGCAGTTGGCTCTCCCTTAACCAATAAATATGCAGAAGGATATCCCGGCAGACGTTACTACGGCGGTTGTGAATGTGTAGACATTGTGGAAGATATCGCAAGAGACCGTGCAAAAGCAATCTTTGGTTGTGACCATGCAAACGTGCAGCCTCATTCCGGTGCCAATGCAAACACCGCAGTATATTTTGCAATGTTAGAACCCGGTGATACCATCTTAGGTATGAGCTTGGCACACGGCGGTCACTTAAGCCACGGCAGCCCTGTAAACATCTCCGGTAAATATTTTAATATCGTTTCCTACGGTGTTGATGATGATACTCACACGATTGATTACGATAAAGTAAGAGAATTAGCATTGGAACATAAACCCAAAATGATTGTGGCTGGTGCATCCGCATACCCCAGAATCATTGATTTTCCCAAATTCAGAGAAATCGCCGACGAAGTGGGTGCATACTTAATGGTAGATATCGCTCACATTGCAGGCTTAGTTGCAGCAGGGTTACATCCCAGCCCGGTTCCCTATGCAGATTTTGTTACCACCACTACCCACAAAACCTTAAGAGGTCCCCGCGGCGGTATGATTATGTGTAAGGAAGAATACGCCAAAGCAATTGACAAAGCAATCTTCCCCGGCCTGCAGGGTGGTCCTTTAATGCATGTTATCGCAGGCAAAGCGGTAGCCTTCGGCGAAGCTTTAACTCACGAATTTAAAGAATATCAGAAACGCATCATTGAGAATGCAAAAGCGATGGCAGATGCATTCTTAGAAGAGGGCATTGACTTGGTTTCCGGCGGTACCGATAACCACTTAATGCTCTTAGATTTAAGAAAATTAAATGTTACCGGGAAAGATGCAGAACACAACTTAGACGAAGTGGGTATCACCGTTAACAAAAACGCTATTCCTAACGATCCCCAGTCTCCCTTCATCACCAGCGGTATCCGTATTGGTACTGCAGCAGTGACCACTAGAGGTATGGGCGTGGAAGATATGAAAACCATCGCACACTTAATTGCTTTAACCTTAAAAGACTTTGAAGGCAATAAAATGATGGTGCAAAAAGGCGTTGCAGATTTAGTTGCAAAATACAAACTGTATGAATAAGCCGTTAGCAGACAGATTACGACCCCAAACACTCACCGACGTTGTCGGACAAAGGCATCTCCTCTCCGAGGGGATGCCTGTTTTTGCTGTGTTGGAACGCTCCAAGCAAGCGGGAATGAGCCTGCCCAATATGATTTTTTACGGACCTTCCGGCACAGGAAAAACCACGGTTGCCAATCTGATTGCAAAAAACATCAATAAAAAACTGTATAAATTAAACGCCACCAACGCCTCAGTTGCCGATATTAAATCCATTATTGCAGATTTAGACGGTTTTGAAGCCCAAAACGGCGTGGTCTTATACTTAGACGAAATTCAGAATTTCAATAAGAAGCAACAGCAATCCTTATTGGAATATGTGGAAAAAGGAGACATCACCTTAATCGCCTCCACCACCGAGAATCCCTATTTTTATATTTATAATGCCCTCTTATCCCGATGCACCGTGTTCGAATTTAAAGAGCTGTCTGATGAGGATATCAAAGGAGCAGTAATTCGTGCAGTTTCCATTCTGCAGGAAGATATGGCAATCACTTTTTCAGAGGATGCCATCTCTCATATTGCCACCACTTCGGGCGGTGATTGCAGAAAAGCTTTAAACACCGTGGAAATGTGTTCCATGATTGCAAAAATGGACAAAGACGGTACCATAGCGGTTACCTTAGAAGATGTGGAACGTACCACCTCCAAAAAAGCATTTCGTTACGATAAAGATGGCGACAGTCACTACGATGTGCTCTCTGCCTTGCAGAAATCCATCCGTGGAAGCGATCCTGATGCAGCTCTTCACTACTTGGCAAGACTCATCGCAGGCGGTGACCTGATTTCCATTTGCAGAAGAATTCAGGTAATGGCGTCCGAAGACATCGGTCTTGCCTATCCTCAGGCGGTTTCCATTGTGAAATCCTGCGTGGATGCGGCATTCCAGTTAGGATTCCCGGAAGCACGTCTTCCTTTGGCACAAGCGGTTATTTTACTGGCAACGGCTCCCAAATCCAACTCCGTAATTATGAGTATTGATGCGGCATTATCCGATGTGGAACATTCCCACACGGGGGACATTCCCGCCCATTTAAAAGACGGTCATTATGCCGGTGCGAAAAAGCTGGGACACGCCCAGGGGTATCAATATCCCCATAATTACCCCAATCACTATGTAGCCCAACAGTATTTGCCCGATGAAATTATGGACAAAAGCTACTATTTCCCTTGCGATAATAAATTTGAAAACGAAATCCAAAA
This window encodes:
- a CDS encoding replication-associated recombination protein A — encoded protein: MNKPLADRLRPQTLTDVVGQRHLLSEGMPVFAVLERSKQAGMSLPNMIFYGPSGTGKTTVANLIAKNINKKLYKLNATNASVADIKSIIADLDGFEAQNGVVLYLDEIQNFNKKQQQSLLEYVEKGDITLIASTTENPYFYIYNALLSRCTVFEFKELSDEDIKGAVIRAVSILQEDMAITFSEDAISHIATTSGGDCRKALNTVEMCSMIAKMDKDGTIAVTLEDVERTTSKKAFRYDKDGDSHYDVLSALQKSIRGSDPDAALHYLARLIAGGDLISICRRIQVMASEDIGLAYPQAVSIVKSCVDAAFQLGFPEARLPLAQAVILLATAPKSNSVIMSIDAALSDVEHSHTGDIPAHLKDGHYAGAKKLGHAQGYQYPHNYPNHYVAQQYLPDEIMDKSYYFPCDNKFENEIQNYAKKIDALWSKKKR
- a CDS encoding serine hydroxymethyltransferase, which gives rise to MEFTNIIRKTDSKVADAIEREVKRQRSKIELIASENFVSEAVLQAVGSPLTNKYAEGYPGRRYYGGCECVDIVEDIARDRAKAIFGCDHANVQPHSGANANTAVYFAMLEPGDTILGMSLAHGGHLSHGSPVNISGKYFNIVSYGVDDDTHTIDYDKVRELALEHKPKMIVAGASAYPRIIDFPKFREIADEVGAYLMVDIAHIAGLVAAGLHPSPVPYADFVTTTTHKTLRGPRGGMIMCKEEYAKAIDKAIFPGLQGGPLMHVIAGKAVAFGEALTHEFKEYQKRIIENAKAMADAFLEEGIDLVSGGTDNHLMLLDLRKLNVTGKDAEHNLDEVGITVNKNAIPNDPQSPFITSGIRIGTAAVTTRGMGVEDMKTIAHLIALTLKDFEGNKMMVQKGVADLVAKYKLYE